In the Endozoicomonas sp. SCSIO W0465 genome, TAAATCCACGTGTGTGCTTGCGAGCGTGGCTGGCCACCACTTTACCGTTAGCGTAGATCGTGACGCAGTGCTCAGTCGCCTGTACTTCTACTTCCTGCCTGCCTGCAAGCTGATGGGGAACCGAGTAGGCGTGCCCCTTGCAGATAATATGATAATCCACATTCACCCGGGCCTTGATAAACTCAGCGAACACAAAAGATTGCTTCGGCAGTGGCTTGAGGGCTGGTTCATCCAGTTGTTCAAACGCACTACGTCGCGTTCCTGGCAACTGCTTAAAGGGCTTCAGGTTCAGTTCGATTAACAGCTCACGTATCCGCAGGTTCAGCTCTGCCAGGGTAAAGAACATTTCATGACGAAGCCTGGCCAGTATCCACCGCTCCACTACCTGTACACCGACTTCTGCTTTGGCCTTGTCTTTGGGTTTGTAGGGGCGTGCCGGAATGACTGCCACCTGGTAGTGACAAGCCAGGTGCTGGTATGATGGGTTGAGATCCGGCTCGTACCGACAGGCTTTGATAACTGCGCACTTTGGGTTGTCTGGCACAACAATTTCTGGCACCCCACCAAAGAACTCAAAGGCCCGTTCATGAGACCCCAGCCAGTCCTCTGTTTTTTGTGACAGAGTCGCTTCAGCGTAGGTATAGTTGGACGCTCCCAGCACTGCCACAAATATCTGGGCATTGTGGGCAATTTCGCCGGTGTCCGGGTTGATGATTGGCATGGTTGGCCCGGCATAATCAACAAATAACTTTTCACCTGCATTGTGCAGCTGTCGCATAGATCGCTTTTGACAACCACGCCACTGATTGTAACGGTGACAGTACTGGGCATAGCTGTAGGCATTGAGGGGGTGGGCCTGACAGTATTCTTCCCAGAGTCGTTGTTTGGTCACTTCCTTGCGCTTCAGTTCCTGATGCACCTCAGCCCAGTCAGGATCAATCAACCCTTTTCGATTGGCTATCGAGGCATCGGGAAACAGCGCCTGAATAAGCTCAGGCTCAGATATATCCTCTGCCAGGGGCCAGCTTAATTCCGATTCCTGAAAGGCCTTAACGTAGTTGGATACCGTCCCCACACTGACCCGTACACTGCGGGAAATTTGTCGGAAGCTGAGTTGGCTGCCAAACCGCATCCGGAGTATTTCTAGGAGGCTGTCCGAGAACTAGCTATTGAAAAAACGAAAGCTTCAGCATTTTCTTGGCTGATCAAATATTGACCTAAATTTAGCCTGTTTTGGGGTAAAAATTGCGTTTTTTACCCTTTTGCTTGCCTTTATGCTGCCATTTTAAGCCTTTTTGCTTCTTCAAGACGGATTGATCCCGTTGAAACCAATTTGACAATTTTTTTGAAATTATAAGCACTGCAGACCAGTGAAAATTCTCCAGCCACTTTTTCCTTACCCCGGACACTGAACCCTCTGAATCCTGAGTTCTTGATTTGGCCAAAAGGCGGTTCCGCAATCACCTTGCGACGCTCATAAACCGCTTTGGCCTCTTTGGTTTCCATTTTGCGGTTCATCGCCTGGCGTATGGCTTCGTGGCGGTCTGTGCGAATCACTTTCCCCGGGTCTTTGTTGTCGTCACCACTGCACCTTTTACGTAACGGGCAATCCCGGCAGATATCTTTACTGACGCGGTAGCTTTTGTGTTTTGCTTTGCTAGCCGTGTTATAAATCAGCTTCTCACCGGCAGGGCAGGTAAAGCTGTCGTCTGCTTCATGGTAAATAAAATCCGCTTTGACAAACTTTCTGTCAGAGTCTTCCAGTCCCTCTGTTGCAGGCTTCTCCTGTCGATCCGTAGCCATGTAAGCGTCAATGTTCGCATCATCAAACGCTTGCAGGTTGGGCCCTGAGTAATAGCCATTATCCTCACTCATTTTGCCAATGGACGCGTTATCTGTTGCTTCTGCAATGGCTTCAAGTGCAGGCTTTACTTCCTGCTTGTCATTGGCATGCTGGCTGATGTGCTGGCCAACAATGATACCATTATCGCTGTCGACGCTGATCTGGGCGTTATAACTGTACTGATAGCCACTGCCTTTTTTACCCATGATCCTGGCATCATGATCAGCAAAGCTGATTTGCTTTTTGTCGTCTATCGGCTTATCGGGATTCAGGGCCTGTTCCCGTTCTTCAAGCGCTTTTTTGGCCTCCTGGATTGTAACTATTCAGCACTGAGCAAAGGCATATTACAGTAATTCCGAACAGCTCTATGAAGTGATTGATATATGTCCATTCCCTGTTTTCTGGCAGACGACAAATAGCTGCGAATCCGTGCAAACATAGAACCACCGTCTGCACTCCTGAAGCAGCCTGAGATTTTCTGCTTTAACTTGGCCATTCGAACATCCCGCTCACTGCCATTGTTATCGAAGGGAATGGTAAAATCTGACATGAAGCGCAGTGTCTCAGCCTTGAACTCAGTGAGTCGTTTGAAGAGATTGTAAGCTTTAGTATTCTTGACTTTCTTGCGCTTAAGCTCCTCTCGTTGCTTCTCCATATAGACGACTTCTTTCATTAGAGCCCGCTGAAGCAACCGGTCATAAATCTTCTCGATTCGTTCACAGACAACACTTGGCATCTGTAGCATACCTATGGTCTTAAAGCCCTTGCAGTAATGCCAGGAAAGCCTCAGTAGCTTCATCAATCGCAACGCCAGTTGATTGCTGTCCCTATCAACAACACCCAAAAGCTCCCTCAGGTGATGGGCATTGCAAAGTACGTGAGTTGCCGCATATGCAAAATAGGATTTCCAATGATCATGAACCAGAACGCCTGCAAATGTTAGCAGTATGCCCATCGTGTCCATGGCCTCACGACCTCGCTTTTCAGACAAGTAGTAGAGCGTCCATTGTTCATCCCGCATAACGTGTAGCCAGTGCAAAGAGCCCTCGGCCCGCATACCCGTTTCATCGGCTCCGGCAACAGACGATTCCCGCAAGGCGTCACGAATAACCTCTTCAGTAGAAGCCAGATTTTCATAGGTTCTGGCCACAAAATTGGCGACAGTGCCTGCACTTACACTCATTTTATAGAGAGTATTAAAATACTCTGACACGCGCTTAAAAGGCAGGAAATGGTATTGGTTAAGATAGACGGCCATAGCCTGTGTGGCTGAGCCATATTGTGCGGCAGCGGTAACACCTTCCGGGAATTCAGCCTGATTCCGACAACCACAAGTGCAGATTTTTACTTCAGCTCTATGGGCCGTTACTTCAAATTCACCCGGTCTCCCTGGTTCAAACACCTGTCGTTCAATATATTTGACCGGCTCACTATCAAGAAGAGACGCCTGACATTTATTGCATTCTTTAACCGGAAGGTACTCAATATAGTCAGGGATATCGACCTGTTTAAGACAAGTGCCCTGATGCCCTTTCTTTCCACCGGCTTTATTACCAGAAGACTGTCTCAGACTTTTAGGATTGGGTTTTTCATCCGATGGATCGGTACCTTTATCTGCGGAAAGGTCGTCAGAATGATCTGGAGAATTACTGTTTTTACAAGGTTTTTGATAACCATCAGACGATGGCGGCTTGCTGCTGTTTTGACTGTTCTTGCCAACCTTTTCTTCCAATTCTCGACATCGCTCTTCCAGACAGGCAACTCTCATCCGCAGCTCTGCATTCTCTTTCAAGAGAATCTCAGCCGACATAGTTGCGGGTAGTTCTGGAATCATGCTGGCGAATATTGTGGAAAAATGGTGCTTAAGAGGATGGTATAAAAATCAGAAAATTCCAGATTTATGTGGGGGTGCTGAACAGTTACGAAAATTATTTACTGGCTCGTTCTTTTAGCCGAAGCCGCTATCATCAACCCATGCCTCGACCACGAGCCGTTGAGCACTATAACTCTTTTCTCAGAGGCTGGCTAACAGGCTTCAGCAGTGAAGGAAAAGAATTAGTCGCGCAGTTAGATAAACTTTCGGAACATGAATACTTCCCTGAGATACTATTTCTCGGTGTTGCCGAAGTGTTCGCCAAGACCACGCTTTTGCGCTGTAAAAATGTATGCATCGTCCGTCATTCGGCCCCAGTGAACAGTGCCCGCTTCAGCCCGGATGGCAGACATGTAGCGACCGCCTCTAACGATAATACCGTCACAATCTGGGAGCTTATTGCCGGGCAGTGGCAGGAAAAAGTTATCATCCGGCATACTGGTTGGGTGTGCAATGCCCGCTTCAGCCCCGATGGACATTACCTTGTAACAGCTTCTCTCGACCACACTGCCAAAATCTGCGAGCTTGTTGACGAGCAATGGCAGGAAACAGCCACCATCCAGCATTATGATAGGGTGAGCGATGCTAGTTTCAGCCCCAATGGACGTTACCTTGTGACCGTCTCTGATGATCAAACGGCCAAAATCTTTGGACTCGTCGACGGGCAATGGCAGGAAAAGGCCATCATCCAGCATTCTGGTCGGGTCAACAATGTTAGCTTCAGCCCCGATGGCCGTCACCTTGTAACAGCCGCTGATGATGTTACTGCCCAAATCTTTGGACGTGTTGACGGGCAATGGCAGGAGCAAGCCACTGTACTGAATTATGCTTGGCTGACAAACGCTAACTTTAGCCCTAATGGAAGATATTTTGCGACAGCCTCTAACGATAACACCATCACAATCTGGAGGCTTGTTGACGGGCAATGGCAGGAAACAGCCACCATCTGGCATTCTGGCGCGGTGAATGCCCGGTTCAGCCCCGATGGCAGTCACCTGATAACAGTCTCTAAAGATAACACTATCAAAATCTTTGGACGCGTTGACGGGCAATGGCAGGAAAACGCCACCATCCGGCATTCTGGCCAGGTGAACAATATCCGTTTCAGCCCCGATGGCAGTTACCTTGTCACAGCTTCTGACGATTGCACCGCTTCAATCTGGGGATTGGTTGGCAGCCAATGGCAGGAACAAATCACCATCAAGCATTCTGGCCAGGTGAACAATATCAGCTTCAGCCCCGATGGCAGTCACCTTGTAACAGCTTCTGGCGATGGCACGACTGAAATCTGGGGGGTTATTAACGGCCACTGGCAGAAAAAAACCATGATACGGCAAACTTCTTGGGTAAAAGGTGCCCGTTTCAGCCCTGATGGCAGCCAGTTTGTGACATACGCTTACGGCAACATCGTCAAAATCTGGCTGTTAAAAAGTGGGGAGAATAACGGAATTTCCCCGATTTATAATCCTGTCTTAAGTGGCAGCCATATCCTACCCCTACCAAAATGTGGCTGAGAGATGCTTCTGGACGCCTCGAAAGGAGTCCCGAGATTCCCGGCAAGGGCATTGTAAAAGTTCCTTCCAGCCCGGATACAAGGGATATTTCTGTAAGCGGGGAGGTCGAGCGCAGCCAGCAAGCACTTATAGATGAACATTATTCACAGGCTCTCTCTTTTGGTCGACGTCTCCATTATCAACCCATGCCGGGAATAGGTGAGCATTACCACTCTTTTCTTAGAGGCTGGCTATCAGGCTTCAGCGATAAAGGTAAAGAATTGGTCGCGCAGTTAGATAAGCTTTCGGGACATCAACACTTCCCTGAGATGCTATTTTTCGGTGTTGCCGAAATGTTAACCAAGATAATCATAAATTACTCAACGCTTGGTTGAGCCGCGTGCCGTAGGTGCGTCGGTTGGGACCATTTGTTATGCATACTTACTGCTTCGTTATCAACTATTTAACAGATGCTCTGTCCAAAAAATATCACCTGGCAGAAATTGAAATAGGAGTTTAATTATGGAAGGTATCAATCCCAAATACAGCCCAGCGGCCTGCTCATCTTTTTGTTCTGAGATCGAAGAAAGCAAGGATAAAGTTGTTGCCCCAAAAGTAGAAGCTAAAATCGTTGAAGAAACAGGGTCTAAATGTCAACAAAAACAATTAGATCAGTTTACAGTTGAGAAGAAAACAACTTCTGATTTTGATTTACTTTATGAGAGGACATCAAGAGTCGAATCCAGTAGATTAGTAATGACCCATTTTAATAATTCTAAAGAAGAGATCAGCCTTGTTAGACGTATGAACTTAGAATTCCGTAATAGAGAAGCAGAGTGGACTCCCATTCTAATTACAGCTGACTCATCGGATGAAATAATCAAAATTCGAATCAAGCTTGATAAGTTAAAGGGTGATTTTTTTTCTAGAACCTGGGTGATTGCAGACAAAGAGACGAAATCATTAATCGGTATCATGACTACCTCAATGTTATCTAAAACAGGCTTCTCTGTAATTAATCGTCACCTTCTTAAGCAGTATACAGGAAGAGGTTTTGGTTCAGAAGCTTTGATTTCAATATTTGAGCATTATCAAAACTTTCGGGGAATGCCCATTCCGAAAGTTGATAGCGCTAATTTCAAATCACGAATTCGAAAATGTGTTTTAAATATGGCAGAAGAATTATTAAAGACGCATGATCTGATTCAGTTTAAAGAATATCTTTCCATTGAGGATTTTAGTGATATTAATCAATTTTTTAGAGTTGCAAGCACTTTCCCCGATCCTTTTGGAATGACAATACGACATGCACTGAGAGCTTTAGAAAGGATTAATAAAGATCATTGTTTTTCAGGTTTTACTTCTGAACCTGTTTCTAACGCATCCGTTCGTTCTTTAGAAAAGTGTGGGTTTGTAAAATCAGGGCATGAATATAAAAAGTATTGTGCAAGGTGACTTGATAGTTTAGCGGTGACTACAGCTTTCATGACAGAGGGTAACAAACCATCGTCATGAACATTTGTGGTTCAAATCATAGGGCGCCTTAAATCCTGCGTATGGCAAGACTTTCACTCTTAAGTCAGTGCCATTGGTTTTTAAATGGCTTTGGAAAGAACTCATTGATATAGCCAGGGGCAACATATTTTAGACACCCGTTTGTTGTTCATTGAGAGTTGCGCATGTTTAACTGCTTACTCAGATAGCAGCCCCCACAGTAAGTACACAGGTTCACAGCGCTCTGACTTTGAAGGCGAAGATTCCCTCATTCGTTAGGTTGAGCCATGGTGACGTATTCCCGGGAGGATGAATACGCTTTTTGGAAGGAGTCAACACCTCCGCTTTCAAAAAATTATCTAACGACATTGTTAGCTTAGGCTTGTCTGTCTCGGCTTGGCCAATCCGGTAGCTGTCACTCTATTCTCCCTACTTTGCAGCAGCCAGATTTTGGCGATCCTATCGAAACAGACTGTCACCAGCTGACTGCCGTCAG is a window encoding:
- a CDS encoding transposase gives rise to the protein MGKKGSGYQYSYNAQISVDSDNGIIVGQHISQHANDKQEVKPALEAIAEATDNASIGKMSEDNGYYSGPNLQAFDDANIDAYMATDRQEKPATEGLEDSDRKFVKADFIYHEADDSFTCPAGEKLIYNTASKAKHKSYRVSKDICRDCPLRKRCSGDDNKDPGKVIRTDRHEAIRQAMNRKMETKEAKAVYERRKVIAEPPFGQIKNSGFRGFSVRGKEKVAGEFSLVCSAYNFKKIVKLVSTGSIRLEEAKRLKMAA
- a CDS encoding IS66 family transposase → MIPELPATMSAEILLKENAELRMRVACLEERCRELEEKVGKNSQNSSKPPSSDGYQKPCKNSNSPDHSDDLSADKGTDPSDEKPNPKSLRQSSGNKAGGKKGHQGTCLKQVDIPDYIEYLPVKECNKCQASLLDSEPVKYIERQVFEPGRPGEFEVTAHRAEVKICTCGCRNQAEFPEGVTAAAQYGSATQAMAVYLNQYHFLPFKRVSEYFNTLYKMSVSAGTVANFVARTYENLASTEEVIRDALRESSVAGADETGMRAEGSLHWLHVMRDEQWTLYYLSEKRGREAMDTMGILLTFAGVLVHDHWKSYFAYAATHVLCNAHHLRELLGVVDRDSNQLALRLMKLLRLSWHYCKGFKTIGMLQMPSVVCERIEKIYDRLLQRALMKEVVYMEKQREELKRKKVKNTKAYNLFKRLTEFKAETLRFMSDFTIPFDNNGSERDVRMAKLKQKISGCFRSADGGSMFARIRSYLSSARKQGMDIYQSLHRAVRNYCNMPLLSAE
- a CDS encoding WD40 repeat domain-containing protein codes for the protein MLNSYENYLLARSFSRSRYHQPMPRPRAVEHYNSFLRGWLTGFSSEGKELVAQLDKLSEHEYFPEILFLGVAEVFAKTTLLRCKNVCIVRHSAPVNSARFSPDGRHVATASNDNTVTIWELIAGQWQEKVIIRHTGWVCNARFSPDGHYLVTASLDHTAKICELVDEQWQETATIQHYDRVSDASFSPNGRYLVTVSDDQTAKIFGLVDGQWQEKAIIQHSGRVNNVSFSPDGRHLVTAADDVTAQIFGRVDGQWQEQATVLNYAWLTNANFSPNGRYFATASNDNTITIWRLVDGQWQETATIWHSGAVNARFSPDGSHLITVSKDNTIKIFGRVDGQWQENATIRHSGQVNNIRFSPDGSYLVTASDDCTASIWGLVGSQWQEQITIKHSGQVNNISFSPDGSHLVTASGDGTTEIWGVINGHWQKKTMIRQTSWVKGARFSPDGSQFVTYAYGNIVKIWLLKSGENNGISPIYNPVLSGSHILPLPKCG
- a CDS encoding GNAT family N-acetyltransferase, coding for MEGINPKYSPAACSSFCSEIEESKDKVVAPKVEAKIVEETGSKCQQKQLDQFTVEKKTTSDFDLLYERTSRVESSRLVMTHFNNSKEEISLVRRMNLEFRNREAEWTPILITADSSDEIIKIRIKLDKLKGDFFSRTWVIADKETKSLIGIMTTSMLSKTGFSVINRHLLKQYTGRGFGSEALISIFEHYQNFRGMPIPKVDSANFKSRIRKCVLNMAEELLKTHDLIQFKEYLSIEDFSDINQFFRVASTFPDPFGMTIRHALRALERINKDHCFSGFTSEPVSNASVRSLEKCGFVKSGHEYKKYCAR